Genomic window (Phragmites australis chromosome 5, lpPhrAust1.1, whole genome shotgun sequence):
AACAGACACTAGAACAAGCTAGAGTACGATTTTTAAAAGATTTAGGTGTAAGAACCACCCAAATCGAAGCAACGATGCGAGAATTACGGCTAAATGAGTTATTAAATGGCTAAACTAGCACGACCAGGTGTCGACGACGAACTTATTTGAGGGCTTGGATGGAGTCGAGGAAGACTGGGATAGCTTGGCGGCGGCGAACTTCAACGACGAAGGTTTAGCGGCCTCAGGAGCTCGGCTACAGCGGCGGAACTCGACGGCGGTCGATCATGGACGACGAGATGCGAGACGGAGAGCACGGGTGTGAACTTGAATGGTGCCAGGGCGGTGTGGAgaggtccagtgatgaagacgGGGTGTGGAAGAAGTTTGGCGACGGCGCGGGAGCTCTCAGGTGGATAAAAATCGACAAGATTTGGGGGCTTGGGCGCAGTATGGTAAAGGGAGGCTCGACCGAAGATTTGATTCGGGTTTTATAAAGGGAGGAGAGTGAATTTGATTCGACTAGCGGGATTAAAATAGCGGCAAGAAATTGGGACTTCAGTTTCCGTTTTCCCCGTCGTCTTCCTTCAAATTTGATGCCCTTCGTTACTGCAGTCAACGGTTACCATGCATGGACGCCTCCCTTCCTTAACTTGAGCGCAAATTCGTCGGGATTCAAACATGCAGTCAGAGAGAGGgaatagagagaaagagagattagagggggagggagaaacGAGGGTGACACCATGTATAGTTGACATGTGGGTCCTAGGGTCACAAGATAGTGACACAtaatgacattttttttaaatagcactcttcttttcaatacTTCTCATAAATAAATCCTAAATGATATATTCAAAGAAAAGCATAGAAATGATACACGTTACTTTGGCAGTAGCATGCTACATATCACTTAGCTGCACTGTAGAATCCACTTACTTAATTTGATTTTGCTACTAAATTTGGTAAAAGGTAATATTTATGCGGTTTTCCACCAGTATATCTTGATTAATTAACACGTCtaactaaaaaagaaaataaaaaatattcggAGTAGCATAGCATGCATAAGCCAACTGACTTGTATGCTAGCATTTAGCTCAGCACTGTCCCACACCTTCAGCATGCAACCAAACAAGGAGCTGCTCCATTTAGAACTGCTCTTGTCAACACGAGCAATATAGACATCTGTGCCAAGAACACGAGTAATATAGACATCTATCCCAAGAACACGAGTTTGAAGACGAGCATCGCTTGAGTTTGAAGGGTTTGACGTTGACCCGAACCTGCTCTGACATTTTAGGTTCCAGCGAAACCTTGTCTTCCAGCGATTGGAAGGGGCAGAAACTCTCACCTCGTGCAGAGTTTTCGCGTCATTGACTCATTGTCTACGATTAATAACAGGTTAAGTGAGTGTAAATACTCCGTAATCCTGGATGCTTTTgtttgtgtgattttttttaggaCACTGAAGATTTTTTAGGGGCTTGCTGGCATTTTGTACTGTTCTGCAGTTTTCTATAAGCAAACTATGCACTAGATGCTTACATGTAACTGAAAAGACAGTTATATAAGCAAATATGCACTGTTCTGCAGTTTTCTATAAGCaaattatgcactagatgctaaCATATAACTGAAAAGACAGTGGGTGTTTACGTTGTAAATCTAGCTAGGATAAGCTCACCTATTCAGCATATCTATCCAACATGCTACGTTCAAATGTTTGTAATATTTAACAATATAATCTTATGGACTATATATGGAATGGAATGAGCAGCAAACGATTTTATTGTGCCATGTGAAAGAATGACCAGCCAGAGCCAGCATACGATTAAGCAAGCTGAGTGTTGGAGCAAATTGGACCAGGTTTCCACCGTGGCAACTCATCTGCAATTAAATTTGGCCTAACAAAACCGTGCTTAGAATAAGAAGCTTATCTTCCCCAACACTTAGCAGGATAGGCTTTTGGCGGGCCTTTGGCCACCatgttttttaatataaatgacAGTTCTCATGCTTTTTCGTTTCTGAAAGAAGATGAGTTCATTCTGAGGACAACATGTATCATGGGAATAAAATGCTCACACTGCCTATATCTCATGAATTATGAATGAAATAAAAACTTATTTGTGGCAAAGCAATGGAATTATGGACTTTGATGTtctgaaaaaatattaaaaactaATGACTTATCATCTGAGAGGGGGCATGTATGTAATTTGTCTACCGAGTCGGTTCAAATGGCAGGGGGTCAGAGAGCTTTTTGGTCCCTTCTCAGTGGCAGCAACGCAGACGCAAGCGGTTGTTGAAACGAAAAGGAGCTTAGCTGGTGATATATTTGCTGATGCAATGTCCATGCATCAGAGTTCTCAGCTGAACAGTGACATAAAAGGACAGGCACACGAGAAAGGATAGTTACAAGAGGGATCTAAAATCTGAATATATCAGAGGAGAATTGCAGAAGCAATAGCTTCTAGCTTTGCTGCATGTAAGAACTGCAGGTGATGATCTAGTATTTCAGAAATCACAGTGTTCCTCAGGCAGAAGCCTCCTGTCTCCTGAACTGGATTGCAGAACTAGTCAGTGACGACGGCAAAAGCAATTCCAGAGAAACAAACACGTGTCACGGTAATTATTGTCAAGTCTTTCTTGATTTGTTCTTTCTGCAGTTAGCACATGTTCACGGTGATTACCATTGCAGAACAGCATACTACTACACATGAACATAAACAACTATTCCTGAACTGAATCGTTAGTTCCATGTCAGCTTGCATCAGCAAGACGGTGAGAGCTACTGTTCTGTCCTTTTAGAACATACCGAAGAACCAAGAGGTAGTGCTATATGATTTGGCCTCAAACAGTCAAGATTCTTCTTGCGATAAGCTCGAATCTTTTCGACGGTTCTGGCTCAAGCATATGCTCTCAAGAACGGCCGCCGACCGCCTGCTCAATAGATCTTAGATGCAAAGTAGATTTTTTTCCCAGTGGGAAATCTTCTCTTTTGTTATTCTTGCATTTGAAACATACATGGAGGGATCAAGTTACCCGAACTAGAGCCATCACCCATCAGTAGTAAAAAGTTCGACACTAGCTTCTCCACTTGCACTTGCCCTTTCGGTCAGAATTCCGCCTCTTTAGCTTCATGATGAATTCTCTTGGAGCCCTAGGTTCGTTTAAGGCACAAGTGCAGATGTGAAGCGACTTGTTTAAAGTTTATCGAGGATATTAGGTGTGATATTATCATTGTTTATTATTATGTCCTAGCCTTTTGCTTTCTTCCATCTCATTCAAGAATCGAATGCCATTTGACCACTGCAAAAAGGCTCTTTTGGTGAGCAAGAAcaaatatgtgtatatatagtcCCGGCGATCCACAGTCCCCGAACACCGAATCAAACAGGTTCTACCAATTCAGCAGTTTGAGACCTTCAGATCAAGGCACACTTCATTTCAAGAAGTTAAAAAAACTAGCGCAAGAGATGGCCCTGAGGAGAATAATCAAGGAGCTCAAGGAACTGCAGAGGGATCCACCAACTTCCTGCAGTGCAGGTGATACTACatatttgcatgaatttgatcTAGCCATGATCAGATATAGaagttgagaagaaaaaaaagatcaaagtTGAAAATTGTTCTGAATTGTAATTGATGAGCTTGGTGTTGTTATTTTTCTTCAGGCCCGGTGTCTGATGACATGTTCCACTGGCAAGCGACCATCATGGGCCCCAGTGACAGCCCCTACTATGGGGGTGTGTTCCTTGTCACAATCCATTTCCCTCCAGACTACCCATTCAAACCTCCCAAGGTACTTTAAGATTCTTCATCCGACTGAAAACTCGCATCTCAAATCGAACAATGTTAGATCAGACAAAGAGCTGTGTAACTAAAGAGGAAGATGGATGGAAAACAACAGGTGGCGTTCAAGACGAAGGTGTTCCATCCCAACATCAACAGCAATGGCAACATCTGCCTGGACATCCTCAAGGACCAGTGGAGCCCGGCCCTCACCATATCGAAGGTGAGCAATCACAATCACTGGACTTATCTGTGTTCATTCTGAACTGAACAATCTGATTGAGAGATTTCAGGTTCTGCTGTCGATTTGCTCGCTGCTGACGGACCCCAACCCGGACGATCCGCTGGTGCCGGAGATCGCGCACATGTGCAAGACTGACCGGCTGAGGTATGAGTCCACCGCGCGGGGCTGGACGCAGAAGTATGCCATGGGCTAGCAGCACCCTGGGAAGAGCAGGCAGGGGAGGGGGGACCAACCAAGATCATAGTGGGACATTCCGTTATTTTGGTAATGGAAATGGGTTTCCCCGTGTCGGAAAAAATGATCATATTGGACATGGAATGTTATTTAGCCATGAAAATAAGGGTTCTTTCAGGCCTAAATCGAGTTGAGAATTGAAAATAAGGATTCCTCTTGGTGAAGAATAAGTGATACCACCTTTTTGGTGTGGTGTTTATGAATTCAATGTTATTTGTACCACGTGTTGTATCACATTCAACAACGACGCTTTGGCCGAGTGGTTAAGGCGTGTGCCTGCTAAGTACATGGGGTTTCCCCGCGAGAGTTCGAATCTCTCAGGCGTCGCATTTCTTTTTGCCTTTTTCTCTGTtaagaaattttatttttttttaaaaaaaaaacacggtTTGAAAGCTCCGTTGTAGTCTAGCTGGGACTACGgaaagttttttttcctttttttgggaTCGGTGACTTGGTGTGTCTCTGTTCCTGCGATTTGTCTCttgttgtttatttatttattcttgaatgaactaagTATTGCTGCCAGCTCATGAGAAAACAATCTGGAAAGTTTCAAGCATTTCCAAGTTCTTTTTTCCAATAAAAGCGAAATTTGGCAAACCCAAGTACACATTTGTTTCCCGCCCCATACTGTCTTGAAAGCCAGCAGCAAACCCAACACTTTTTGTCTAATTTGAGCTATCCTGTCTTCTCCTCCGAATCCCTAACCTCTCGTCCCAACCTTTTCATGTTTATTTTGAAATCGGCGACGTTCAGCCGGTTATGGTAAGTGGCAGCCAACCATGGAATTGTGATGAACCATCCAATGACATTTTTGAAACCTGGGCGTGTGCAGCACATTCACTCGGCTAAGTTGTTGCCCACATGGCTTTCTAAAGATTATGTTCCTTCAGATATCATATCATAGATCATGAAAATTCCTCTGCTGCAATTGCAACTTGCGAACATGCTCTCCATGATCTACATGGTACCATATCATATTACTAGTGCAAGCTGTAATATCCCTGGAATCATTGTTGTGTCCAAATGATCAAAGTCAAAACACTTTAGATGCTCCAATTGCCAAACCAAAATGCTGTAAGCATGACACCGAAAAGAGCACTCTTCATTCTAAAAGAATGCATTCGCATACAAGCATGACCATATAATGGGAAGCATAATTTTCCATTTAAGTGAAATAAGTAAATATAAACTTAGTACGAGTACATCATGTCTACTTATGGAACATAGATAGCAAGATATTTTTTGCTCAAACACGGGAAATACCTTCTAAGCACGTTACCTAATTGCCATGACTTGTCAGTCACACCAGATAATCACAAGgcaggaagaagaaaatgaaacaAATGGATCGCTCAATGCCTCGATAAAGAGAACTTGCTGCAGCTGCCAGTAAACCTAGGGGGACCACCAATGCTGTTTCGCTGAAGCAAGATGCAACAAATAATAAAGCATGGCAACTTCGCCCTTGTTCTTTGTCTACTTATGATTAGATCACAAAATGGAGCATGCCCCCCTCTgcgcctttttcttcttcttcgccttGGGTGGCTGCAGTACCACCTTTATCGCCGCATCAAAGACACCCTTTACGTTCTGCAAATCAGGCAGGCACAAAAAATCCATTAGTTTCTCACATGATATTGCATGTTTAGCAAAACGATTGAGCAGATAGCAATACTAGTTGGGTCTTTGAGCTGCATTCGATGTAGTATGGAGCGCCTATTTGCTTTCTTAGCTCCTCTCCCTACAAGTAGCAAGGTAACCATGTGAGTTAGACAGCACAGTTAAAGGAGAACAAGAAAACTAGGACAAACTTAATGACATCCACAAGATTTCAAAATCTTGATGTAATATTCCTAGAGTAAACAAGGAAGTAAAACACCTATAACCATACCTGAGCAGTAGTGATAGGAACAGCACCAGGATGGTCCACAAAGAACTGTTTGTCATCTCGAAGATCTGTTAGTGAAATGTACATTGTGAAAAATGTGAGATGCGGTGCGGCTGGCGATCTGAAGCATTATGCCATATGTTGGTTCATCTAGAAGTTATGGCACTAGTTGCATATCATAAGCGCTGTAAGAGCATCAGAAGAAAATGCACTGAACCCAACAGGGCAATAGCAAACTGAGGGACAGCTAAACATTACCTGTTGTGTTGGTTTCAACAAAACAATAATAGAAACTAAACAGTTGATACAGGTATATATACATTATTTTGTAATCTGGGTAGCATCCCTGCTTTTATAGTGTGCAGACTATCATCACATGATATCATAATAATTGCCAAAATCATGCATTGCTATCAAAATATCAACCACCAAATATGATCCTGTCTAACCAAAAATTCCAATGAATTCTTCCATCAAAAACTAACAGAATGAAGCCTTATAAGCACAGAAGGTTAGATTTCTCGAAGTTTGGAATTGCATCATTCTTACCAAGCTTTGTGCCCACGAGAATTATTGGCACACCGGGTGCATAATGCTTCAGTTCAGGTATCCACTGAAAAATAAAAGGAGTTCAGAGTCAGCAAACAAGAAGTCGAGATAACGAGCAACAGAAGTTTGGTCCATCTCTGTATTAATGCCTATTCAGAAATTGGTTTTGGAGATCAATTTTTAGTTCGATCTAGTATCATTTCTTTTACTGAAAAATGTAATCACTCGGAACATGATGGACAAGACAGAAGGATGAGAATGTTATCAGAATCGGTTCAATGGAGATTATTGCACAAATGATCCAAAAACAACCATGTCCAAAGAACACCGGGATAAGTAACTTGCAGtataaataaaaacaaacagAGAAAATTTGAATTAGTGTCTTGCCTTCTTCGAAACATTCTCATAGCTGGCCTTACTGATTAGAGAGAACGCCAGAAGGAAAACATCAGCTCCACGATAGCTCAGTGGTCTCAGTCTGTTGTAATCCTCCTGACCTGTTGTAGTCACACAGAGAGAAACTTTACAACTCTGAACCAGCAAAAATAAGcatgagggagaaaaagggCCACAGGTAACAAAATAAGATAGAATAGCTAGTCACCTGCAGTGTCCCATAGCCCGAGGTTGACTGTGTTGCCATCAACCACAACATTAGCACTGAAATTATCAAACACTGTCGGAACATAATCCTGGCAAAGCAATGGTGACAACAATAAGTGCTCATATCACCTAAAGGCACAGCAATTTAATACACTGGAAAACTGGGCACAGGCCCATGGAAGAGGACAAGAAGAAATGAAGGTACAAAGCATACCCACTGTAAACGTAAAGCAACTAAAGAATTTGTCAGATTATCATAGGATAACCTTACCAAAATGATACACCAGACCCTCCATGAACGTGGTGGGCGGTCCACAGTGGTCCTATGGATATACTACTACGTGGTCACACTTACTCAAGGCTGTAAGCTAATCTACCGCATAGCATGCGTGAAAATCACTCCTTTCGAAAAATTTCCAGTCCTGTGGATATACTACTACACGGTCAAACTTACTCACGGTTTTAAGCTAATCTACTGCGACGCAAGCGTGAAAATCACTTCTTTCGAAAATTTTCCTCGAAAGggatatattttcaattggaaaAGGAACCGTGCGTGAAAAGCTAGGTGCAACAACCGGTGTGGATTTGCGTGAAGTGAGACAATGCCTATTCATTTCACCAACCATACGGAAGGTGTGAGTGGTGAAGGAAGGTACAGGCAGGGTAACTAAAAAGTCGGGAAAGTGATCTTGGTCTGTTTGAAACGGATCCGCAGCTGCAGCAGAGACAGAGAAAGCGAGCCAAATTGACAAGGATCGAGGGAATCTACATTTCCCCCAAATGTTTCTTTGCTGCTCCTAAATGTAATTACCAACAAACTGCAGCCGTAATAACCATTTTTCCTCAAACTTGAGGATATCAACGGTAGCGTACTACGCTTTGCAAAAGCTACCAATTTGGGTCTGATTTGGGGATATCAGATAAAAGACCCCCCTTATCCCTAACCAATCGACGGCTGTTTCGTTATGCGACCGAACCCTAAACAAGATAAAAATCGCAATTCACAGCAGCACTGTCCTAACTGGGGCCCAATTCACAAGCGCCGGGTAAATCAAGCACAGAGGCTGAGCAAAGGTGGGAGATTTCCCCCTTTTGTTTTGCCCCCAAATCCATCCAGATCAAGAATGCCGCTTCCCCTACCCGCAATTCCACATCATCCCAACCAAAATCCCGGCAAAAGGGAACAATCTTGCacccaagaacaagagggaagGCAAGAAAAGAAGGCGTACGGTGGGGAAGGTGTTGGAGGTGTAGGATATGAGCATGCAGGTCTTGCCGACGGCGCCGTCCCCGACCGTGACGCACTTTATGAACCTGGACgcgctcatcctcctcctcctcctctctctctacccTTTTCTTGGACAGGCAGGCAGGgagcctcctcttcctcttcctcttcttcctcctcctcttggagAACAAGAAGAGAGATGGAAAGGGGGGGAGAGGGCGAGTGTTTGGTTTGAGAGAGGAAGAAGCGAACAAAACCGGGTGGCGGGAGGGCGTGGAGGGTGGTTAAGAtcgggagggagggaggcggggACAAATGGAGGGAAGCgcggaggagggggggggggagagggttgcgggggaggaggcgaggagAAGAAGCGGTCTCCGCGCCGAAATGGTGGGTGGGGTGGCCGGGTCCGGTGCGGGTGGGGCTGGAGCCTGAGCTCAGTGGGTGGAGCCGACGGAGGCGGTGGGTGGGGTGACCACAGTGTGCGCGCGCATCATTTCCTTCTTTATTAGTAGTAGGAGTAATTATTATTCCTGCCCTCTCTACACCAgtacttactctaattataaATACATGTTTTAAAAAAGTTCAATCAATTTTTAAAAACTTCAATTAATAATAGCTTTCAAAAAATTTAGTCCGAAATTCTTAAATTCGTATGTGtatatttatcttaaaaaatatttttataatatcatatatttaataaatttataaatatattttaatagaaaatagtagtTAAAATTATGTATTAGAGACCTTACATTATccaaaatgatatatatttataatgaGGGTGGGTACTACTCTATTATTAATGCACAAGTTAATCAGATTTAATCggtaatt
Coding sequences:
- the LOC133918245 gene encoding ubiquitin-conjugating enzyme E2 28-like produces the protein MALRRIIKELKELQRDPPTSCSAGPVSDDMFHWQATIMGPSDSPYYGGVFLVTIHFPPDYPFKPPKVAFKTKVFHPNINSNGNICLDILKDQWSPALTISKVLLSICSLLTDPNPDDPLVPEIAHMCKTDRLRYESTARGWTQKYAMG
- the LOC133918244 gene encoding rac-like GTP-binding protein 6, with protein sequence MSASRFIKCVTVGDGAVGKTCMLISYTSNTFPTDYVPTVFDNFSANVVVDGNTVNLGLWDTAGQEDYNRLRPLSYRGADVFLLAFSLISKASYENVSKKWIPELKHYAPGVPIILVGTKLDLRDDKQFFVDHPGAVPITTAQGEELRKQIGAPYYIECSSKTQLNVKGVFDAAIKVVLQPPKAKKKKKAQRGACSIL